One Acetomicrobium sp. S15 = DSM 107314 DNA window includes the following coding sequences:
- the murI gene encoding glutamate racemase: MDKGGSIGIFDSGLGGLTVARQVMKVLPKENIVYFGDNGRVPYGERPREVIIDFSKQISRFLIKKGAKMIIIACNTATAAALDALKEEFDLPIIGVISAGARMAVSATKNGKIGVIGTTYTIKSEAYHKKIKELRHDVEVYGSPCPKFTPLIEGGKQDSRELIEAAQEYLAPLKEKGVDVLVLGCTHYPIVAKHLQKIMGEGVTLVDPAIATAEEAKALLDERGGHNEGNLSPTYLFYTTGDASTFANFAKQIVGLGEVDVTHVPVSELERS, translated from the coding sequence CAATCGGCATATTCGATTCAGGTTTGGGAGGCTTGACCGTAGCGAGGCAGGTTATGAAGGTCCTGCCTAAAGAGAATATCGTATATTTCGGCGATAACGGTAGGGTTCCCTACGGGGAAAGGCCGAGAGAGGTCATTATCGATTTTTCCAAGCAGATCTCCCGCTTTCTTATTAAAAAGGGAGCCAAAATGATCATCATTGCCTGCAACACCGCCACTGCAGCCGCATTGGATGCGTTGAAAGAGGAATTCGATCTGCCCATAATCGGCGTTATAAGCGCAGGTGCCAGGATGGCCGTCAGCGCCACAAAGAACGGGAAAATCGGCGTGATAGGGACTACGTATACGATAAAGAGCGAAGCCTATCATAAAAAGATCAAAGAGCTGCGCCACGATGTGGAAGTCTACGGCTCGCCGTGCCCCAAGTTTACTCCTTTGATAGAGGGCGGCAAGCAAGATTCGCGGGAGCTCATTGAGGCAGCCCAAGAGTATCTCGCTCCATTGAAGGAAAAGGGTGTAGACGTATTGGTGTTGGGGTGCACTCACTATCCTATTGTGGCAAAGCACCTGCAGAAGATCATGGGAGAGGGCGTGACGTTGGTAGACCCGGCCATAGCGACAGCCGAAGAGGCAAAGGCTTTGCTCGATGAAAGGGGCGGCCACAACGAAGGTAACCTGTCGCCGACATATCTCTTCTATACGACTGGCGATGCCTCGACGTTCGCAAATTTCGCGAAACAGATCGTAGGGCTCGGGGAAGTGGACGTCACGCACGTTCCCGTTTCGGAGCTTGAAAGGAGCTAA
- a CDS encoding ribonucleotide reductase N-terminal alpha domain-containing protein: MSELPRPSFTDNAIRILERRYLRKDSQGRVCETPEEMLWRVARAVASAEEKWSENPARWEASFYEMMARLDFLPNSPTLMNAGTGVGQLSACFVLPVGDSMEEIFDALKYTALIHKSGGGTGFNFSSLRPAGDVVRSTMGVASGPVSFMELFDHTTEVVKQGGMRRGANMGILNCNHPDIERFISAKSEEGRLSNFNISVGATDTFIEAIKKGDLLALINPRTGSEISKISARDLFEEIAGAAWMSGDPGMIFLDKLEATNPTPHLGRIDATNPCVPADTFVMTDAGPRLVKDLIGKRATLIVDGKPFDTTEAGFFKTGVRPLLSIRTKEGYSFRATAEHPVLRVTKKTRHTLQKEWTVVSYLKPGDEIMLHDHRELVGWKGLYGEKEGYLMGLLVGDGTLKSDEAVLSVWSYGKACGDETNGIMERAFEVAEAMPHRSDFRGWWKVSGRDEYRVSLAALRELAFSLGMKPGEKTVTPHLETMTSSQFARGFLQGFFDSDGSIQSSQEKGISIRLAQSDVEQLEAVQRMLARFGIVSVIYKNRRSSKITSLPNGKNGADSYKTRPQHELVISRDNVRLFAERVGFCDSAKSTKLSLCLSSYRRTLNSERFTATVESISSAGTEDVYDVQVPGANAFDANGVVVHNCGEQPLLPYESCNLGSINLVNMLDEKGSIDWDRLLATTRLAVRFLDNVIEINNFIIPQIKDATLGNRKIGLGVMGWADLLFKLGIPYDSDEALDLARKVMSFIQKAGHDESSKLAASRGPFPNWKGSRWEERGLSMRNATVTTIAPTGTISLIAECSSGIEPVFALVHRRKAFGGSDVLTYTNDILMEALRKNGLADTKVIEAIMEKGSLKEIDLPEEIKRVFVVAHDIQFEWHVRMQAAFQEFTDNAVSKTINMPREATVDDVKKAYFLAYELGCRGITIFRDGCKEDQVLHVGARAEKKKTAAEETIETGEYVKPKKRPAILSGKTTKIGTSFGKLYLTVNFLDGKPFEVFATLGKSGRDTQAHTEALGRLISLALRSGVPVDDIIRQLKGIGGGTPFLEDNDLILSLPDAIARGLERALGRSVEVKGSGDMCPVCGAPVVYSEGCERCTVCDYSRCS; the protein is encoded by the coding sequence TTGAGCGAGTTGCCGCGCCCTTCGTTCACGGATAATGCCATTCGCATATTGGAGCGCCGTTATCTGCGCAAGGACTCTCAAGGAAGAGTTTGCGAGACGCCCGAAGAGATGCTGTGGCGCGTCGCTCGGGCGGTAGCCTCTGCAGAAGAGAAGTGGAGTGAGAATCCAGCACGGTGGGAAGCGAGCTTTTATGAGATGATGGCGCGCTTGGATTTCCTCCCCAACTCTCCGACTCTGATGAATGCCGGCACCGGTGTGGGTCAGCTTTCGGCGTGTTTCGTACTGCCAGTGGGGGACAGCATGGAGGAGATATTTGACGCCCTCAAATACACGGCGTTGATACACAAATCGGGTGGAGGAACCGGGTTTAATTTTTCATCTCTGCGCCCTGCGGGCGACGTGGTAAGGAGCACTATGGGAGTTGCGTCAGGGCCGGTTTCTTTTATGGAGCTTTTTGACCATACTACTGAAGTGGTAAAACAAGGCGGAATGAGGCGCGGTGCCAACATGGGCATCCTGAACTGCAATCACCCCGACATCGAGCGCTTCATCTCGGCCAAGTCTGAGGAGGGTCGCCTTTCCAACTTCAACATCTCTGTGGGTGCCACCGATACCTTCATAGAGGCGATAAAAAAGGGAGACCTCTTGGCGTTGATTAACCCCCGCACCGGGAGCGAGATCTCTAAAATCTCGGCGAGAGATCTCTTTGAGGAAATAGCTGGGGCAGCGTGGATGAGCGGCGATCCGGGCATGATCTTTCTCGACAAACTCGAGGCCACGAATCCCACGCCCCACCTCGGCCGCATCGACGCGACCAACCCCTGCGTGCCGGCCGATACCTTTGTCATGACCGATGCAGGCCCTCGTCTCGTCAAGGACCTTATCGGCAAAAGGGCCACCCTCATCGTCGACGGAAAACCCTTCGACACCACTGAGGCGGGTTTCTTTAAGACGGGAGTCAGGCCATTGTTGTCTATCAGGACGAAGGAAGGCTACTCCTTCCGCGCCACAGCGGAGCACCCCGTTTTACGGGTCACAAAGAAGACACGACACACCCTGCAAAAGGAATGGACCGTCGTCTCCTACCTCAAGCCCGGCGACGAGATTATGTTGCACGATCACAGGGAACTTGTCGGCTGGAAAGGCCTCTACGGAGAAAAAGAAGGCTACCTGATGGGGCTTCTGGTGGGCGACGGAACGCTCAAGTCGGACGAAGCGGTCCTTTCCGTGTGGTCTTACGGGAAAGCCTGTGGTGACGAAACAAATGGCATCATGGAGAGGGCTTTTGAGGTTGCGGAAGCGATGCCCCACAGGAGCGATTTCCGGGGCTGGTGGAAGGTTTCGGGAAGAGACGAATATCGCGTGAGTCTCGCGGCGCTGCGGGAACTCGCATTTTCATTGGGCATGAAGCCCGGCGAAAAGACCGTTACGCCTCATCTGGAAACCATGACTTCCTCGCAGTTTGCCCGTGGTTTCCTCCAGGGCTTCTTTGACTCCGACGGTTCCATTCAAAGCTCACAGGAAAAAGGCATCTCCATCCGTTTAGCCCAAAGCGATGTGGAACAGCTTGAAGCCGTGCAGAGGATGCTCGCCCGTTTCGGCATTGTTAGCGTTATCTATAAAAACAGGCGGTCCTCGAAAATCACATCCCTTCCCAATGGGAAAAACGGAGCCGATTCCTATAAAACCAGGCCGCAGCATGAACTGGTCATCTCCCGGGATAACGTGCGCCTCTTCGCCGAACGGGTCGGTTTCTGCGACAGCGCGAAGAGCACGAAGCTCTCTTTGTGTTTGTCCTCTTACAGGAGGACTCTCAACAGCGAACGCTTCACGGCTACTGTAGAATCCATTTCAAGCGCGGGAACGGAGGACGTCTATGACGTCCAGGTGCCGGGCGCAAACGCCTTCGATGCCAACGGCGTCGTGGTCCACAACTGTGGCGAGCAACCGCTTCTGCCATACGAAAGTTGTAATTTGGGATCTATTAATCTTGTAAATATGTTAGATGAAAAGGGCAGCATCGATTGGGATAGGCTGCTTGCGACGACCAGACTTGCCGTGCGCTTCCTTGACAACGTCATCGAGATCAACAATTTTATCATCCCTCAGATAAAAGATGCCACATTGGGCAACCGGAAGATAGGTCTCGGTGTAATGGGATGGGCAGACCTGCTCTTCAAGCTTGGCATTCCCTACGATAGCGACGAGGCTCTTGATCTGGCGCGCAAGGTGATGTCGTTCATTCAAAAGGCCGGTCACGACGAGAGCTCTAAGCTCGCCGCATCGAGAGGTCCTTTCCCCAATTGGAAGGGAAGCAGGTGGGAAGAAAGAGGTTTGTCTATGAGGAATGCCACCGTGACGACGATCGCTCCCACCGGCACCATTTCGCTCATAGCTGAGTGTTCGAGCGGGATCGAACCGGTCTTCGCTTTGGTGCACCGCCGTAAGGCCTTCGGGGGTTCAGACGTCTTAACTTACACAAATGACATTTTGATGGAAGCCTTGCGCAAAAACGGACTCGCTGACACGAAAGTGATCGAGGCCATCATGGAAAAGGGATCTTTGAAAGAAATCGATTTGCCAGAAGAGATCAAGAGGGTCTTCGTGGTGGCTCATGACATCCAATTTGAATGGCATGTGAGGATGCAAGCTGCCTTTCAGGAATTCACCGACAACGCTGTGAGCAAGACGATAAACATGCCTCGCGAAGCCACCGTAGACGATGTGAAAAAGGCCTATTTTTTGGCTTATGAGCTCGGGTGCAGGGGTATTACCATCTTCAGGGATGGGTGTAAGGAGGACCAAGTACTCCACGTCGGCGCCCGTGCCGAAAAGAAGAAAACCGCAGCGGAAGAGACGATTGAAACCGGAGAATATGTGAAGCCGAAGAAAAGGCCAGCGATTTTGTCCGGCAAAACGACGAAGATCGGGACGAGCTTCGGCAAACTCTATCTCACGGTCAACTTCCTCGACGGCAAACCTTTTGAGGTCTTCGCTACGCTCGGCAAGTCGGGCAGAGATACGCAGGCTCATACAGAGGCTTTGGGCAGGTTGATCTCTTTGGCCTTGAGGAGTGGCGTGCCCGTCGATGACATTATAAGACAACTCAAGGGCATAGGCGGTGGCACGCCCTTTTTGGAGGACAATGACCTCATTTTGAGCCTTCCGGATGCGATTGCGCGCGGTCTCGAGAGGGCTTTGGGGAGATCCGTAGAAGTCAAGGGCAGCGGCGATATGTGCCCTGTCTGTGGCGCTCCAGTAGTGTATTCTGAAGGGTGTGAGCGATGCACTGTTTGCGACTACTCGCGCTGCAGTTGA
- a CDS encoding HAD family hydrolase: MCIAKGVLFDFDMTLVDSSWGITRAMNALARVVGLPRVSRRRVLRTIGLPLERAWFELWGRMESEWANIYRERFVNVESKCLKPLPGVIATLEELMTAGLKLGVVTNRRFASKVVSLTGLDRYFVAVIGLERVNNPKPHPEALEEGLRCLGLTSEEVAFVGDSEIDMETARRANIRGIGVTTGAFDAEALLKAGAWRVINDLSELPCILKLDSCGHVLEQDRG; the protein is encoded by the coding sequence ATGTGCATTGCTAAGGGAGTGCTGTTTGATTTCGACATGACGTTGGTCGACAGCAGTTGGGGAATAACCAGGGCTATGAACGCGTTGGCGAGGGTCGTGGGTCTTCCGCGAGTGTCGCGGAGGAGGGTATTGCGCACCATAGGCCTTCCCCTCGAGCGGGCCTGGTTTGAGCTTTGGGGGCGCATGGAATCTGAATGGGCGAACATCTATAGGGAGCGGTTCGTGAATGTGGAGTCCAAGTGTTTAAAACCGTTGCCGGGGGTCATCGCGACCTTGGAGGAGCTGATGACAGCCGGCTTGAAATTGGGAGTGGTCACCAACAGACGTTTTGCTTCCAAGGTCGTATCGCTCACAGGGCTTGACCGTTATTTTGTCGCAGTTATCGGGCTTGAGCGCGTGAATAACCCCAAACCCCACCCGGAGGCATTGGAAGAGGGCTTAAGATGCCTGGGATTGACCTCGGAAGAGGTGGCCTTCGTAGGGGACTCCGAGATCGACATGGAGACTGCCAGGAGGGCCAACATTCGTGGCATCGGAGTGACCACCGGCGCCTTCGACGCCGAAGCCTTATTGAAGGCCGGAGCCTGGCGCGTCATAAACGACTTGAGCGAGCTCCCTTGCATATTGAAGCTTGACTCGTGCGGGCATGTATTGGAACAGGATCGGGGGTGA
- a CDS encoding 2-hydroxyacid dehydrogenase has protein sequence MKVLFADRSFERLLDVLCPIFQGHDIRAASVKEDDGALSWAEVLVVGPPIPVDDSILDRAPELKLVHQWGVGTEAIDVEACTRRGLPVCNVPSRGTGNAEGVAEIALLHMLLLAKRYYRCCENIKKRRAFAPRGMTLWGKKACVVGLGGVGLAIAERLSGLGMSVVGVNRTLRPELEGFGFESLYRLTQLKEAVKGCHFVILALSLTPETEGIIDEDVLSSMERYSFLINVARADLVRRSALEKALDEGWIAGAGLDVFWDEPVSPDDPFLNKQNVTLTPHVGGTNDAAQEKIPAFIAENVNRLERGEPLKSCLNCGKLIRGWDRERSSAETG, from the coding sequence ATGAAGGTGCTCTTTGCCGACAGATCTTTTGAAAGGTTGCTCGACGTCCTCTGTCCGATATTTCAAGGCCACGACATCCGCGCGGCCAGTGTAAAGGAAGACGACGGTGCGCTTTCCTGGGCCGAGGTGCTGGTGGTGGGGCCGCCGATTCCGGTCGATGACTCGATCCTCGATCGCGCGCCTGAACTCAAGCTGGTTCACCAGTGGGGCGTGGGCACCGAGGCCATTGATGTGGAAGCGTGCACCCGCAGGGGTTTACCGGTCTGCAACGTTCCATCCAGAGGCACTGGGAATGCCGAAGGCGTAGCCGAAATAGCCCTCCTCCACATGCTCCTCTTGGCCAAGCGCTACTACAGATGCTGCGAAAACATCAAAAAGCGGCGCGCCTTCGCCCCAAGGGGTATGACGCTATGGGGCAAAAAGGCCTGCGTCGTCGGCCTCGGTGGCGTCGGCCTCGCGATAGCCGAGCGCTTGTCCGGCCTGGGAATGTCCGTAGTGGGGGTGAACCGCACACTGAGACCCGAGCTCGAAGGGTTCGGGTTTGAATCCCTCTATCGCTTAACCCAGCTGAAAGAGGCTGTGAAGGGGTGTCATTTTGTGATCCTCGCTCTGTCTCTGACGCCTGAGACAGAGGGCATCATAGACGAGGATGTGCTGTCTTCTATGGAGCGGTATTCCTTTTTGATCAACGTGGCTAGGGCAGACTTGGTGCGGCGATCTGCGCTGGAAAAGGCCCTCGACGAAGGGTGGATAGCAGGGGCCGGCCTCGATGTCTTTTGGGATGAACCGGTTTCGCCGGACGATCCTTTCCTGAATAAGCAAAACGTGACTTTAACCCCTCATGTGGGAGGTACAAACGATGCCGCCCAAGAGAAGATCCCAGCCTTTATTGCGGAGAACGTCAATCGCTTAGAGCGCGGCGAACCGTTGAAGTCTTGCCTGAATTGCGGGAAGCTCATCCGGGGCTGGGATCGAGAGCGTTCGTCTGCGGAGACAGGGTAA